CGGTGTTCGACCCGGCCAGCGGCAGCTTTTCCGAGATCGCCGCCAACGGCGCGAAATAGGCCGCCGCGCATGCGCCGGCGGCTTCCGTCCTACCCGTGGCGCGCCGCGCACGGGCGCTGCGCCGGCGCATGAACTTCGAGCTGCCGCGCTGGGCCTGGGCGTTCGCCGGCGCGCTGGCCGGCGTCGCCGGCATGGTCAACGTGGTCGGCTACCTGGGCTTCGAGCACCAGGCGGTGACCCACCTGACCGGCACCACCACCCTGCTCGGCGCGGCACTGGCCGATGGCGACGTGCGCGTGATCGGCAACCTGCTCGGCGTGGTGCTGGCCTTCCTCGGCGGCGCGGTGCTCAGCGGCATCGTGGTGCAGGACAGCCGGCTGCGCCTGGGCCGCCGCTACGGCGTGGCGCTGGCGCTGGAGGCGCTGCTGCTGCTCGCGGCGATGCAGGCGTTCAAGCAGCAACAGCTGGTCGGCGCGCTGTTCGCCGCCACCGCCTGCGGCCTGCAGAACGCGATGACCACCACCTACAGCGGCGCGGTGGTGCGCACCACCCACCTGACCGGCATGTTCACCGACCTGGGCATCGGCCTGGGCCAGGCGCTGCGCGGGCTGCCGCTGCCGCGCCGGCGCATCCGCCTGAGCCTGCTGATCATAGGCGGCTTCCTGCTCGGCGGCGTGCTCGGCGCCTGGGCCTACCGCCGGGTCGGCTTCGATGCGCTGCTGGCGCCGGCGCTGTTGACCGGCCTGGTCGGCACCCTCTATGCGCTGCAGGCCCACTACCGGCGCCGGCAACGCTGACCGCGCGGTCGCCAAGCCGCGGCCGACGCTGCACAATCGGCGCATGAGCGAACCCACCGTCGTCTCCGCCCTCAGCATCGCCGGCACCGACTCGGGCGGCGGCGCCGGCATCCAGGCCGACCTGAAGACCTTCGCCGCGCACCGCGTGCACGGCCTGTCGGCGGTCGCCGCGCTGACCGCGCAGCACACCCGCGGGGTCAGCGCGGTGCACGTGCCGCCGCTGGCGTTCCTGCGCGCGCAGATCGACGCCTGCTTCGCCGATTTCGACATCGCCGCGGTCAAGCTCGGCATGCTCGCCAATGCCGCGGTGATCCA
The Xanthomonas sp. AM6 DNA segment above includes these coding regions:
- a CDS encoding YoaK family protein, which gives rise to MNFELPRWAWAFAGALAGVAGMVNVVGYLGFEHQAVTHLTGTTTLLGAALADGDVRVIGNLLGVVLAFLGGAVLSGIVVQDSRLRLGRRYGVALALEALLLLAAMQAFKQQQLVGALFAATACGLQNAMTTTYSGAVVRTTHLTGMFTDLGIGLGQALRGLPLPRRRIRLSLLIIGGFLLGGVLGAWAYRRVGFDALLAPALLTGLVGTLYALQAHYRRRQR